The genomic interval CTTGACAAGTAATCCCATCGCTTCAAAGATGCATGTAATGGTTTTCATTGGCAAACCCTCCTGATGGGAAAAAGGGTGCGCCATGACGCAATCAGATGCGATTTGAGGAGATCGCATATCGCAAGGGGCGCCCCATCGCCCCAAGGGAGGGGAAAGACATATGACCAAGACACGGATGATGCTGGCCGCAAGTGCCGCGATCTGTCTGGGCGGCAGCGCCTGGGCCGAAGAGCTGGAGGTGACGCATTGGTGGACCTCGGGCGGGGAAGCGGCGGCGGTGGCGGAATTCGCCAAGGCCTTCGACGCGACCGGCAACAAGTGGATCGACGGCGCCATCGCCGGATCAGGGTCCACCGCGCGCCCGATCATGATCAGCCGCATCACCGGCGGCGATCCCATGGCCGCGACGCAGTTCAACCACGGTCGGCAGGCCGAAGAACTGGTGGATGCGGGGATGATGCGCTCGCTGACCGAACTGGCCGAAGCCGAGGGCTGGGCGGATGTGATCACCGCGCCCTTCCTGCTGGAAAACTGCACGCTGGACGGCGAGCTTTATTGCGTGCCTGTCAATATCCATTCCTGGCAATGGCTGTGGCTGTCGAACAAGGCCTTCGAGGATGCGGGCGTGCCCGTGCCGACCAATTGGGATGAATTCGTCGCCGCAGCGCCCGCGCTGGAAGCGGCGGGCAAGGTGCCGCTGGCCATGGGCAAGCAGGGCTGGCAATCGGGCGGCGCGTTCAACAGCATGGTGCTGTCGCTTGCCGGTCCCGACATTTACATGAAGGTGTTCCAGGATCACGACGCAGAGACGGCTGCCGGGCCGGAAATGGCCAAGGTCTGGGCCGCCGCCGATGCCGCGCGCAAGATGGCGGCAAATTCCAATGTGCAGGACTGGAACCAGGCCACAAACATGGTCATCACCGGTCAGGCCGGCGGGCAGATCATGGGTGACTGGGCACAGGGCGAATTCCAGGTCGCCGGGCAGGTCGCGGGCAAGGATTACACCTGCCTGGCAGGACTGGGCGTGGGCCAGTATCTGTCGGCCAATGGCGATGCCTTCTATTTCCCGAAACTGTCGGATGATGCGAAATCGGAAGCCCAGGGCGAGTTGGCCTCGGTCATGTTCTCGCCCGAGGCGCAGGTGGCCTTCAACCTCAAGAAAGGCTCGGTTCCGGTGCGCAAGGACATCGACCTGGCCGCCGCAAATGACTGCATGAAGAAGGGGCTGGAAATCATCGGCGCGGGCAATATCGTCCCGGGCACGGATGCCCTCATCACCCCCGACACCAATACGCAGCTGGAAGACCTGCATAACCAGTTCTTCAGCGACATGAGCCTGTCGGCCGAGGATGCGCAGGCCCGTTTCGCCCAGATCATCGGCGACGCCTCTTGATCGCCTGCATCGGGCTGCCGTCACCCTGACCGGCAGCCCAACCACGCAACACGTCCCGTCCGTTGCCCCGCGCAATGGCCAACCTGTCCGAGGATGACGCATGTCTCATCGTCCCTCACGTCTGTTTCAGAATCTCAGCGCCAAGGTCGCCGCCATTCCCATGGTTCTGACAGCGATGGTCGTCTTTCTTGGCGGCAGCCTGTGGACGATTGTCTACTCTTTCACCGACTCCAAGATGCTGCCCCGCGAAAGATGGGTGGGGTTCAGCCAATATGACCGGCTGTGGGGCACCGAAAGATGGGTCGTCTCGATCGAGAATCTGGCGATCTATGGCGTTCTGTCGCTGATCTTCAGCCTTGTGATCGGCTTTGTGCTGGCGGCGCTGATGGATCAGAAGATCCGGTTCGAGGACGCCTTTCGCACGATCTTCCTCTATCCCTTTGCGCTGTCCTTCATTGTCACCGGACTGGTCTGGCAATGGCTGCTGAATCCCGATTTCGGCGTGCAAAGCGTGATCCGCGCCCTGGGATTCGACAGCTTCACCTTCGACCCGCTCTATAATGCCGATATCGCGATCTATGGCATCCTGATCGCCGGTCTGTGGCAGGGCACCGGGCTGGTCATGTGTCTGATGCTGGCCGGATTGCGCGGCATTGACGAGGATATCTGGAAAGCCGCGCGGGTTGACGGGATCCCGATGTGGAAAACCTATCTTTTCATCGTCATCCCGATGATGCGCCCTGTTTTCATCACCACGCTGGTCATCATCACGGCAGGCATCGTCAAGCTGTATGATCTGGTCGTGGCGCAGACCGGCGGCGGGCCCGGCATCTCGACCGAGGTGCCCGCAAAATACGTCTATGACATGATGTTCCGGGCGCAGAATCTGGGACAGGGGCTGGCGGCCTCGACCATGATGCTGCTGAGCGTGATCATCATCATCATCCCCTGGGCCTATCTGGAATTCGGAGGAAAGCGCCGTGGCTGATCTGTCCCATCCCGCGTCCCGCATGACCGACGGCCCGCGCGGCCCCCGCCCCAACCGGGCGCTGTCGGGGCGCAATATCATGATCTACGGCACGCTGATCCTGGTGGCGCTGTATTACCT from Paracoccus fistulariae carries:
- a CDS encoding ABC transporter substrate-binding protein, with the translated sequence MTKTRMMLAASAAICLGGSAWAEELEVTHWWTSGGEAAAVAEFAKAFDATGNKWIDGAIAGSGSTARPIMISRITGGDPMAATQFNHGRQAEELVDAGMMRSLTELAEAEGWADVITAPFLLENCTLDGELYCVPVNIHSWQWLWLSNKAFEDAGVPVPTNWDEFVAAAPALEAAGKVPLAMGKQGWQSGGAFNSMVLSLAGPDIYMKVFQDHDAETAAGPEMAKVWAAADAARKMAANSNVQDWNQATNMVITGQAGGQIMGDWAQGEFQVAGQVAGKDYTCLAGLGVGQYLSANGDAFYFPKLSDDAKSEAQGELASVMFSPEAQVAFNLKKGSVPVRKDIDLAAANDCMKKGLEIIGAGNIVPGTDALITPDTNTQLEDLHNQFFSDMSLSAEDAQARFAQIIGDAS
- a CDS encoding carbohydrate ABC transporter permease, with the protein product MSHRPSRLFQNLSAKVAAIPMVLTAMVVFLGGSLWTIVYSFTDSKMLPRERWVGFSQYDRLWGTERWVVSIENLAIYGVLSLIFSLVIGFVLAALMDQKIRFEDAFRTIFLYPFALSFIVTGLVWQWLLNPDFGVQSVIRALGFDSFTFDPLYNADIAIYGILIAGLWQGTGLVMCLMLAGLRGIDEDIWKAARVDGIPMWKTYLFIVIPMMRPVFITTLVIITAGIVKLYDLVVAQTGGGPGISTEVPAKYVYDMMFRAQNLGQGLAASTMMLLSVIIIIIPWAYLEFGGKRRG